Sequence from the Streptomyces sp. NBC_00440 genome:
TCGGGCTGCTCGCGCTCGGGGTCACCGCGTACATCTGCGCCGACGCACCCATGACGGAGGCCGCGTACCGGTCGATGAAGGTCTTCGGCGACTGGGTGGTCATCCCGATCGGCCTGCTCACTCTGATCAGCGGAGTGGTGCTCTCCCTCGGCACGCACTGGGGGCTGGCCCGCTACCGCTGGGTGTGGATCAAGTTCTGGCTGACCCTCGTCACCCTGACCGCCTCCGCCCTGGCGCTCCGCCCGCAGATCAACGGGGCTGCCGCAGCCGGGCATCCCGATCTGAGTCTGGTCGCCGCCCCCACTGTCGCCTCCTCGGCGTACTTCTTCATGACAGCCATCTCGGTACTGAAACCGTGGGGCCTGACCGCACGCGGCCGGGCGTACCGGAACAAGCGGCAAACATCCCGGAAACCGGTGGACGGCGTACGCACCCATCAGCGAGCCTGACCACCATGCCCTCACCCCTCGACGAGCTGCCCATCCGCCGCCTGACCATCGGTGACCTCACCTCCTGCGCCGATCTCTCGGAGAACCGCGGCTGGCCGCGCGACGATCACAAGTGGGGGCTGCTGCTCGCAGCCGGGACGGGGTACGGAATCGACGCCCCCGGAGGCAAGGGGCTGGCGACCGCGTGTGTCGTCACCGCGTACGGATCGGGGCTGGCCGCCATCGGCATGCTCCTGGTCGCCGACGAGTACGCGCGGCAGGGTGCCGGGGCGCGGATGATGCGCCATGTCATCGCCGAGTTCGACGGCACGCCGCTGACTCTGCACGCCACCGAACTCGGCCGGCCGCTCTACGAGAAGCTCGGCTTCCGTGCCGTGGGCCGGGCCGAGATGGTCCGCGGCCGCTTCCGCCCCCGGGGCCCGGCACCCGCGGTGGCCACCCGTCCGGCCACGGCCGGTGATCTGCCCGCGATGCTGCGCATCGACCACGAGGTGTTCGGCGAGGACCGCACCCACATGATCACGCGGTTGCCCGCCTTCGCCGACCAACTGCGCGTCGTGGAGGACACCGATGGCATCACCGGTTATGCGGCAGCCTGGCCCAGCACGGACAGCCAGGTGGTCGGACCGCTGATCGCCCGTGACACCGCGTCCGCGCAGGCCCTGATCGCCTCACTCGCGGCGGGCACCGACCGCCCGCTGCGCGCCGACATCGACGTACGCCATGCGGAACTCCTGGACTGGGCCAAGGCCGGCGGGATGGAGTCGGCGAGCTTCAACACCGTGATGACGCGGGAGATCCCGGACCTGCCGGGCGACTGGACCCGCCGCTTCACGCCCCTGACGGTCGCGGCGGGCTGACCGCCGGCAGCGGTTGCGCCGGGCAGATAGGGGCGCCGTTCAGCGGATCGCAGGCACTTCCGGGGCCCGACCGGCCCGCGGTGCCTCTGCGGCTGACGGCGTCGGTTCGGCTGACGGCATCGATTCAGCCTGCGGCACCGGTTCGGCCTGCGG
This genomic interval carries:
- a CDS encoding GNAT family N-acetyltransferase; amino-acid sequence: MPSPLDELPIRRLTIGDLTSCADLSENRGWPRDDHKWGLLLAAGTGYGIDAPGGKGLATACVVTAYGSGLAAIGMLLVADEYARQGAGARMMRHVIAEFDGTPLTLHATELGRPLYEKLGFRAVGRAEMVRGRFRPRGPAPAVATRPATAGDLPAMLRIDHEVFGEDRTHMITRLPAFADQLRVVEDTDGITGYAAAWPSTDSQVVGPLIARDTASAQALIASLAAGTDRPLRADIDVRHAELLDWAKAGGMESASFNTVMTREIPDLPGDWTRRFTPLTVAAG
- a CDS encoding DUF2269 domain-containing protein, with the translated sequence MKPLTRSVRRGVLVVHVAVSVGWLGLTIGLLALGVTAYICADAPMTEAAYRSMKVFGDWVVIPIGLLTLISGVVLSLGTHWGLARYRWVWIKFWLTLVTLTASALALRPQINGAAAAGHPDLSLVAAPTVASSAYFFMTAISVLKPWGLTARGRAYRNKRQTSRKPVDGVRTHQRA